The following coding sequences lie in one Phragmites australis chromosome 8, lpPhrAust1.1, whole genome shotgun sequence genomic window:
- the LOC133927811 gene encoding protein PSK SIMULATOR 2-like gives MSASALSQQPLSAGTDFFDSEQAQNKRLGPCGLALHYANIINQIENIVSRPLSLPPSARDNLYHGLPITVKSALRSRLQSFNTDEERTVAQIKAEMQKTLRWTLPIAENTIRAHQGFGWVGEWANLGSDMSKKSGSQHSVTRIQTLHHADKAKTEHYILELVVQLHHLVVQVKNRGYRNKSTKHDLSRSRKGLDLQAETKHNASPVNNGTVSSPLSDCERETLDQLSFKRTSYGRSKSCEPPPDRGNKAHRSWDACRSQGNSPARELGRNSAPDRDKTRDLDVIDGLDRLISYSHPSSPTFC, from the exons TTTCTGCAGGAACCGACTTCTTCGATTCTGAGCAAGCCCAGAACAAAAGGCTGGGTCCCTGTGGTCTGGCACTACATTATGCTAACATTATCAATCAGATTGAAAATATA GTTTCTCGGccactctctcttcctcctagTGCTAGGGACAATTTATACCATGGTCTGCCAATAACAGTGAAGTCAGCTCTGCGATCACGATTGCAATCATTTAATACCGATGAAGAG CGAACTGTAGCTCAAATTAAAGCTGAAATGCAGAAAACTCTTCGCTGGACTCTGCCAATAGCAGAAAATACAATAAG AGCACACCAAGGTTTTGGATGGGTCGGTGAATGGGCAAACCTTGG GAGCGACATGAGCAAGAAATCAGGCTCCCAACACAGCGTCACCCGAATCCAGACACTTCATCACGCAGACAAGGCAAAGACAGAGCACTACATTCTCGAACTGGTGGTGCAGCTCCACCATCTGGTGGTCCAGGTGAAGAACAGAGGCTACAGAAACAAATCCACAAAGCACGACCTGTCTCGATCGCGCAAGGGGTTGGATCTACAGGCAGAGACCAAGCACAACGCATCTCCAGTGAACAACGGCACAGTTTCAAGCCCGTTGTCGGACTGCGAACGCGAAACGCTGGACCAACTGAGCTTCAAGAGGACGAGCTACGGGAGAAGCAAGAGCTGCGAGCCTCCACCTGATAGAGGGAACAAGGCGCACCGGAGCTGGGACGCTTGCCGGAGCCAAGGCAACTCGCCGGCGAGGGAGTTGGGGAGGAACTCGGCTCCGGACCGTGACAAGACGAGGGATCTTGATGTAATAGATGGCTTGGATAGACTCATTTCGTACTCGCACCCCTCATCCCCAACGTTTTGTTAG